From the genome of Papaver somniferum cultivar HN1 chromosome 2, ASM357369v1, whole genome shotgun sequence, one region includes:
- the LOC113351698 gene encoding F-box protein At5g07610-like has translation MASLPRKVRPNSKPKASAGNSGNSLTAPNSSLVVGNDDLLIHILVRLPVKNLVRSKLLSKKWFSVISDPNLVRTYSAHNRVTISGLYLNQWTYAAEPPLYAFIPLDKQDVSEPIKKRNANMPIRNAMDTRDVPPKTLNFLNNRGDVCMKIVQSCNGLLCCSYSELRENESGWIGSRSTETKSYYIYNPTTKSYKVVPESPFRKDGCRTVRSMNLAFDPIKSPDYEVICFSKNDEKNAQIEIYSPKTSSWKLCEAVFEGQISESEFTSIVTDNTGVFWNGSLHWISEGCTSAHLDIDRGLVREMPMLPDCNDGSDSDDNEEEEDGDTDEDEDTDTDEDEDTNKWKWDSTSVLYFGENGGHLYLVRIFYPHWRIRFEILELKSDYTGWTVKYRGSFRKMTHRYPELLQQKNWIEHDFFGVEFSILLVEEKEKSLKMVIRIVDRVVSYDLNNKSFKVVHELPLGYRPEMYSTAWFEAYPVIESFVSV, from the coding sequence ATGGCTTCACTACCTCGCAAGGTTCGTCCCAATTCCAAACCCAAAGCATCTGCTGGGAATTCAGGTAATTCTTTAACTGCTCCGAATTCTTCATTAGTAGTTGGaaatgatgatttgttgataCATATCCTAGTGCGCTTACCAGTTAAAAACCTAGTTAGATCCAAATTGCTGTCAAAGAAATGGTTCTCTGTCATCTCTGATCCAAATTTAGTCCGTACTTATTCAGCTCATAATCGTGTTACAATCTCTGGGTTATATTTGAACCAATGGACTTATGCGGCTGAACCACCATTATATGCGTTTATTCCTCTTGATAAACAAGATGTCAGTGAACCTATCAAGAAGAGAAATGCTAATATGCCTATCAGAAATGCAATGGACACTAGAGATGTCCCACCCAAAACCCTGAATTTTTTGAATAATCGTGGTGATGTGTGTATGAAGATTGTACAGTCTTGCAATGGTTTGCTCTGCTGCAGTTATTCTGAATTGCGTGAAAACGAGTCTGGTTGGATTGGTTCTAGAAGCACCGAAACCAAGTCTTATTACATTTACAATCCAACCACAAAGAGTTACAAAGTCGTTCCTGAATCTCCGTTCAGGAAAGATGGTTGTCGTACAGTTCGGAGTATGAATTTGGCTTTTGATCCAATAAAATCACCTGATTATGAAGTTATTTGTTTCTCCAAAAACGACGAAAAGAATGCACAGATTGAGATATACTCTCCCAAAACATCTTCATGGAAGCTTTGTGAAGCTGTCTTTGAGGGCCAAATTTCTGAATCTGAATTTACAAGTATTGTGACGGACAACACTGGTGTTTTCTGGAATGGTTCACTGCATTGGATTTCAGAAGGGTGTACTTCAGCTCATTTAGATATTGATCGAGGATTAGTAAGGGAAATGCCTATGCTGCCTgattgtaatgatggtagtgacagcgatgacaatgaagaagaggaagacggAGACACTGATGAAGATGAGGATACTGACACTGACGAGGATGAGGATACTAATAAATGGAAATGGGATAGTACATCAGTATTATATTTTGGAGAAAATGGAGGACATTTGTATCTTGTCCGAATTTTTTATCCTCATTGGAGAATTAGATTTGAAATCTTGGAGTTGAAGTCTGACTACACAGGATGGACAGTTAAGTATCGTGGGAGTTTTAGAAAAATGACTCACCGGTACCCAGAGCTACTTCAACAGAAGAATTGGATCGAACATGATTTTTTCGGTGTGGAGTTTTCGATATTGCTTgttgaggaaaaagaaaaatccttaAAGATGGTGATAAGGATAGTAGATCGGGTTGTATCTTATGATCTTAACAACAAAAGTTTCAAGGTAGTTCATGAGTTGCCATTGGGTTATAGGCCAGAAATGTATTCGACTGCATGGTTTGAAGCTTATCCAGTCATTGAGTCATTCGTTAGTGTTTGA